The Periophthalmus magnuspinnatus isolate fPerMag1 chromosome 17, fPerMag1.2.pri, whole genome shotgun sequence sequence tttatttcactttttccgAGCTGGTTTAAGATGCTGAATTCCTCTGTAAACTCCGGGATGCCTTTGACATTAAAAAGGACTaactactaccattacaaaGCACTGTCGACCGCTTTTATGTTCCATTATTTACTTCATGACGTTTGGTCTGTGAGGAAGCTGATTGTGGTTACCTCGCTGTTGTAAACTCATGGACTGCATCTCATTTCTCTTTCCTCGCTTCTCGTTGTTTCATttgatttatctttatttatacagggagagcccattGAGAGAACCAGACTGTTTTTCATGAGTgctctgttaaaatacagaacaatacaaacaaaaacaaacaaaacaaataactgcataggtccatttaaaacattaaaaacaggagaagatgtgattataaaagtttatcaccagattattaaagtgcattagtggcaccaatgtatccagttttgcatgtccttgaaatgtattccaattttgggaagtaaaataaCTGAAagcatagacaatcatgagagcttgtattaaaagtttctgtatcaaagttcaacaaacaagtgagatattctggcagtctatcaagtagctgcttataaatacattttatacagtatatttatatCGTTCTTCCGTTTTtcagctcctctgctcccctccacTCCTTTCTCCTCaatgtgtctcctctctcctcctgcctctctcctctctcttctctcccccctctctcctctgccgcTCACTGTGTTTCCTCTATGACTGCGTTTCCTCACCCATTTCCTGCAGAATCAAGGGGAGGAATCAAGGAGGAGGAAGCAAGGAAAGAGAAATGAGACAGGACTACAATGCCCAGGACTAGCCCGGAGTTGCCATGTTGGCTCTTTAGTCTCTGTTGGCTCTATTGTCTCCACATTGGCTCTATATTTGGTTTTCTCAGAGGTTTCTTAATGCAAGTTCTGCAGTCTGACTCTTGCACCATTGACAATCTCAAGTACAGCGTCTACCCTCTCTGACTGTATGCCTTTGCCAATAAAGGTGGAAACTCTTCACGCCTCAGTCACGTCtgctttttatttcttattttcttcttattttatttatttgtaaagggttGTCTCTttacaaattaataaaatgtaaatgtgcataTTGATGAACATTTACATGTAACTAAGCAACAcattcactatacacacaatacactcactgtttgtttagttttacattaaaatgtgtattcatAAAAAGTAACCGAGTGGGAAGTAATAGTTTATTCATTAATATAAGAATTACTTAAGAGTTACCGTTTTGAAAAtccactttattttattattcttgtTTACAGGAAATTGAAGTAAatttaagatgtaaaaaatatagtaataaggggcaatttttgttaggaacaACAATCCATTTTTGAACAAGAATAGGGTCCTTAGACATGATTTGTCTCCTATttgtaactccatcctcagacaataaaaacaacagcaaaagccagtatgctaataagtGTGAGAGCATCCATTAGGGTCCTGAATGATTATAtaaagtatgactcaggcatagttcacacttagtgtagttcaatagacctggtcaacaaacagaaactgtgaacaaacaggtgtgttagtttagTTGTGGTTAACTCCTGCCTTCAGGgctgtgtccaccagtaatctgaccagagctgaagaagacgcttggacgagcagccacaCGTCTTCACTGTAAACTTTTTTCTAGTTGACAGAGTTGAATTTTTCTTTGCTAACGATAAGATAAGATGAGAATCATAATAGTAGGTCCACGCCACAGACATTGATGGGGAAACATCAAGAGGAGGCGGGAGCTGTGTTCTGATTGGCCCGTTCTCTTGCCCGTCACCCTACCTGCGTCACTACGTCACTACCCTATGGTTTACGTCGCAGCTGTCAATCAAGACGCAGAGGAGCTACTGCAGGTGCAAAGCTCTGGGCTAGCGACGCGGAGGAGCAAACACTCATCTCACGGTAAGTACAGCCTTTATAGAGCCTCATCCCGGGGTGTGCGCGCAGTCCGACAGCGGGCGTGGAGTTTGTCttctttagatttttatttagaaTAAACTTTGAGACGTAAATGAGGAAGAGTAACCTTCATTTGACATAGCCGGGATGCTTAGCTAGGAGCTCCTGATAACACTTTAATGCAGATATGCTGTGCTAGCGCTGATGAACAGATACAAACGTAATTCTGTCAGTTTTCAGCGAATTATTTTATAATATACGCATTGTTATGttggcattttacattttttaatcgGTTTCTCGGTGGATTCAACGAATCCACCTAGAAACAGCTCGCGGAGCCTCTGTCCCTCACCTAACGGCTCCTGACACGTTACGGGCTGAGTTTAGCTTGTGTCCTGCAATAAGACTGTCCACTGATACTACAATAGAGGTTATGCTCAATCTGCTAAACACAGGGACTcagaaacatgttatttaaggagagaaaggttcagttcatCTGTGTCAATGATAAATGTGCGTGTGTCTGCAGTGTCCGTGTTGTTTAGGAAATGTCATTAATCACCATTGACACTATAATATTGCCGCTCTAAATATTATTgaatgttgtgttgtgatgtgatCTGCATAGCCTCTATATTAGCCCTGATTCCCCCGGGGCCTCCGTAGCAGGGCGGTCGGGGCAGCCATATGGTCAGCCGGCTGGTGCTTAAAGCGCCTAAGCCCCGCTACTTCCGtcccctcctcctgcctcctcctgcctcctcctgcctcctcctgcctcctcctgcctcctcctgcctcctcctgcctcctcctgcctcctcctgcctcctcctgcctcctcctgcctcctcctgcctcctcctgcctcctcctgcctcctcctgcctcctcctgcctcctcctgcctcctcctgcctcctcctgcctcctcctgcgcTTATGGAGCTCGTCAGTGTCCGACATTTTTCCCATAGGCTTTTCgaaaaactcaaatattaaGCGTTTAAAGGCATCACGGAGGCTATCCAGCTACGTGCTATCTCATATCCTTAACGCAGCTCTGTTTAAACATGCTTTAATAACAGATTTTAACTGAAATCATAGGTCTTTCTTATGGTCGTTAtttaccacagagctgattagcTCTGAgccttacatttatttattttgttctttgtgtaagtctatggggaaaatgaatgaGGAATGTGCTCCTGGACCTGGGGGGTGGGCGGTCACAGGACACAAAACAGGCTGGTCATGTTGACACAAGCTCTGGGCCAAACAACAGCGTTGGAGACCTGAGATTATTCTCCTAATAAATTACAGTCTAATCATCTGATTTCGATgctaaagaatagactcaaaACTCAATACAGTTTTCCGATATCACAATGATAAcaataatgaaaagaaaaactaaaataggatgtgattttcaatattaaatggtagtagtttcttatattcccatgtggccttatatctgtgtaatccaggtaggttccatagtggtccatgtgtgtatactagtccatgtgtcttatacttgttctgatcattctaaagctatccaaaaaggttcatttctgtcctctgaatgtgacttttttagtaatacctgcttaaatgagtatgtaatttcaatactagttttggtatcgatTAATGTCTGATTTTTGGTTCTTTCGACAACCTTAGACTGAAATAAATAACGCTGTTTCCATCCAGGCGCTGTGTGAGAGGAGTTTGTTTACCGTTGGGGTGGAAGGGGAGGGGTCTCCGTTGCCATGGCTACAACGCTTTAACCAGGCTCATTAATAACAATAAGGGGTCTCATTGATCCAAAATCAATGGTGGATAGATCCAGTGGTCAATGCACTGAGCACCTGTCCCTCTGTTTGTATAGTGACAGTCGTTTGTCATTAGCATCCAGTTTAATCAGGCTTTATGAACATGCAGTAAGCCTGTAGTGAATGAGCTTATTTTTAGCTGTTTCTAGAAGGCAGTGGTACAATGACAGCGTGTACAAATTCTCTCTTCCGTCAGAGTTATTTGCAAATGAAACATATTGCACATTGTTTATATTGTTGTGGGTGATTGAGCCTTGAAACTAGGCCTGCAAGATAATAGCAATCAAACtgaaattgcagtttgaatagacacaattagcaaatcacaaagttGCAGTTTTGCCTTGAGTAATCATAATAATCTGCAGTGAAGATGTgtacaaacgtgttctgaaatgtgattcttgaattagtttgccagttcatatttctgtgtttttatgaatttttctggacatgtttaaaatgtaaaccttTAACTGAATTATATGATCAAAACAGtaaatgcttgtcagaaaaatcataaTCTTATTctttcccaaatcattcagccctattTGGCACAATAAAATCCACTGTCTGCTTGACAATCCAGTTCAGTTTGTACTTTAAATCATGCAAAAtacacttttcagagcttttaactattttatagttgtttccccttcacaTTTACtttcttgaagttgtatttggagtcatttgtgcatgtttgagcgatctttaattgcttattttcaagacgtcattttgccgatcaatccctaTTTGCATTGTGACCGGCATATGCCCatttctctgtacttacttcattctccaattttatttacttgtgcagctatccatcgaaGGGgctgacagctacacggctctttgttgtgatgttgtttacggtgacatcagctcccattgggtacCGTGGTTGTCTAATCCTgaagtgcaaattataacataatgatcctggtgtgtcatagattataactatatagcagacacaagcgctataggtctgatttaaagtttattatctgcttgAAACATAAGGATTTGTCACGACACTAAAGTTTAGACtcctagtactttcttttatattaccatggcCTTATAttcgtgtaatccctcagtcgtccacggaggttccatagtggtccgtgggtgtatactagtttgtttcttatactttttctgatacggctcaagatcattctaaaggtattcaggaaaggttcatttctgtcctgtgaatacaagttttgatatcaattagtatctgattttcaatactttttacaACCCTAACTTGGTGTAACCAAATAATTTGATTACATTGGAGAGTGTTGGCAGCACAGATGGGGCAATGCACTTTCACGCACACAGTTTCCTAGAGAGCCCTGTGAAGGCATCACACTGTAAGCAGATGAAACAGGATCACCATCACCCCGTTACCATGGTGATTGTATAAACGTGACAATAAATGTATTAGTTGTAAGGCTGTAGTTGtagaaattcttggtcaactaaagacatgtgctgccaagcaattagttgactaaaagggggcgtgacaaaagctctcaaaactattaccaACTTCTATGTATCTGACTCAAACTGCGCTCTTTATGTAGAAAATGCAACTCTTTATGTAGAAAATGGTAATATACaaagtttttatataaagacagatcaAAATTGAATCAtgatctgcctttttacatataaattcaAAGTGATTAGCCGACTAATGCAGATTTGAGTGCACTAAGACACCAcccattaatccattaatcaaCCAAAGACCTCCTACTCCATCCTTATTGATATTTTGCCGCTGacatcatcaacattccctgggtggGGTTATGCTAACTAtaggcactgctttgtctgaggCTTATTAGAcattaatctgagttttattttaacacaatttgaacagaaagaactgacttaactAGAAAtaaaacaggtgagctgatgtgTTAGTCActcttatatttttttgttaaaagtaaaacgcctaaacagaaccatgaacgctcgtattgatcacaggctcctgaaaatgtgttgtttaaataaattttgtattttgtattttttattaacttttCAAACTTccaacttttttgacagtgtttgctaatgtgtgcatcatATCACCATAGTGACTCCTAAACATTCTTCCACATTAATTGCAGTATCACTCTCTGATAACTGTATTCCTTTGGTGCTTCTCAGATGGCGTCAGCCAATGCCACATATGGACAGAAGGAGTCCTCAGATCAGAACTTCGACTATATGTTTAAGATCCTGATCATCGGGAACAGCAGCGTTGGGAAAACCTCCTTCCTGTTCCGGTACGCGGACGACTCGTTCACTCCAGCCTTCGTCTCCACTGTCGGCATTGACTTCAAGGTCAAAACCATCTACCGCAATGACAAGAGAATCAAGCTACAGATCTGGGTGAGTCGCACCAACACCGAGCATGTCATTTACAGGGGGTGCTGTTGGAAAATATGCAAAAGCACTTGATAGTTCTTGccagaggtggtagagtagccaaaaatttttctcaagtaagagttGCATTACTTCAATATATTACtctagaagtacaaagtagtgggcCAAGAATTACTAATTACTAaataaccaaaacctttacttaagtaagagtactgttacttcattaaaaatattactcgGTAGGAGTACAAGTATGCAGCtaaaaaagtactctgaaaagtaccaTTTAATTGGTTAAACAGGTAAACATAACTGAGTCCTACCCCACTTGTGATTCTTGTACATGCTTAACATGATGTTTGGGGGACTGTttctgcccatgtccaaccaggaagtaaaacattttgctgCCAATAGAACATTCAgattgcacaaaatgtgacaacGGTACTCTCCAGGGGTGTAGCACAAAAGTGTGTATTGGTGGGCCCAAACTACATATTCTCTATGAAAAATGCACAGATTTTAAGGGTCTCTTCCTGATTTGGGCCCTGGTTAAATGAGTACCCTTCACTCATGTAGCACTGGTGCTTTAACTTTCACACGAACAActgtgcagatattttagtttatttcaaaATGACTTTCCACTCCCTTGCTTTGAGATATGAACAGTAATTTATAACAACCAGACAAACACCCACTTTTGTTTTTCCCAAATAAGGAAACAATTATATGGTTGTTCAATGTCTTGTTCTGCCAACTGTATTGACTCAGTGCTTACTGTAACAGTGACACATTTCCACGACTTTACAAGAGTTTTCATTTTGCCTGCAAGTGCCCTCatcctccttcacctccccaccacctccttgtcttctttctccccctACTACTCTTCCTTctcattctcctcctcctcctcctctcccccggggcagtgtgtgtggagatgaGCTCATGAGGCTGTGTGATTGTCTCCAGCTGTGGCCTCTTGTGTTGGACTGACCCTGAGCTCTGCAGGAGTGTGACTAATAAgagactaggcctgtcacaataattcaACAAATGAGAGTCTTGTATTGTAAATGTTGCCAATACTTGCCTATTGAATAATGTCACATTTTATCCTTTTTTTGGTTTTAGGCTGACATTAACATCTATCACGAgactacagatgaaaaatgGCCTTCCTGGCTAATTCTATCGGGCTCAAGTTTTTATAATAGTGTTTTTTAAGTAATCATGCTTTGGGGttgttgcgtcagtggcataaatatgtttcaatattattgttcattttcaattttatttgttcatttcatattttattcagcAAAATatctcacttcaaaatgtgtgatcCGGACACACCTATTGATGGGGTGTTTTATATGCATCTGTATGGTAGAATGTTCaccagttaccatggtgacatggTAACTGCAtattttcagaagcctgtgatcaatacaataTATGTTAATGGtcttgtttaggtgtttgattttcaacaaaaaaagtgagagtgactatctgaaaaactgttggttaaTGCTAGTTAGCGCGGGTCATTTTATGCTTgaaagacttgtttaacagcacaaatcagctcaacgTTTGTAGTTCcaactgaactaaaactaaactttcAATcgtgtgtgttaaaataaacatttagttCAAAGCCTACTAGAGCctctgacagagcagtgcctacagttagcatcactgtgttgatgacatcagttgcAAACTATCAattaccatgtggcctcatatctgtgtaatccctcagtggacCAGGTTggttctatagtggtccatggacgtaTACTACTGTAAATTTCAGAATTACTAAAATtactaaattttaaaagaaaatacattttgtacatatataggctgcacctgaatataatttgcagttttttatgttgcatcatgagatatttacacagaaagacggcacacagttttgttttgtttttttaaatgtaatttaagacatgcttttttcaaactgtgcctgaaaatcagcagtacagcaccaacacgccatcagcacgggatgaacatacctgcaggtttagaaaataaaacggcaccaacacgggcccatctgcttttatttcctctgaaagcttttgtcgtctttttacattgactaagttcttcccactGCTGCCTCCAATGTCGCACCACCAGTTCATTATTGCCAAGCTTACGTGTAGttgctctgtttccttctttgatgTCAGATCGATcagcctttaacttaaaagctgcatcatttgcatttcttagtgtgttttccatgttgagggtgtgtgcatgatgggcaaaatgacagttcaaaatcataACTTGTGTATTCTTCagtgcataatctttccccacgtctgtctcacttttgcgtttactgctagagagtaCCCCGGGTAGCCGTTAGCCAATAGAAATCTATAAATTTACCGCACCACTGTATAGgtcgcagggttcaaagcgtggggaaaaaagtagcgtcCTATAGTCCGGAATTTACagtagtctatgtgtcttatacttgttctgatgcagctcaagatcattctaaagctattcagcaAAGGTTatgccctgtgaatgtgacttttttttgtattgatacctgctcaaatgagtatctagtttctgattttctatactttaGATGTAACGTGTAGTGTGTTTGCAGGACACGGCGGGACAGGAGCGGTACAGGACTATCACCACAGCCTACTACAGAGGAGCTATGGGATTCATCCTCATGTACGACATCACCAATGAGGACTCCTTCAACGCTGTGCAGGACTGGTGAGAACACACTACACTTAACTTCAGTACTCCCATTGCAGACTGGTTAACTGCTCTGTATTGCTACAAGTGAAGTAATCGGCGAATGGAATTTAAAAATAGTGGCAAGGGGAAAATGTTAGGCTACATTTAGGGCGGCaacaaacaattattttaataagtGACTAGTCAGCGATGaatttttattgtacatttagatttttaaaacatatttttaactaAATAATAATTGAAATATGGTGATGGAAAGCTTCTAAATTGAGAATATTTACAATTAGGTGgttcagagcattttgaactttggacatgtagacagacaataaaacatataCATAATATCAGATATCAGTATCGGACTAGTGCATCCCTACTGGATTAcccaaaaaaatgcaaaaaaaaaccctttgcACACGATATAGggtgagccccaaaatatattgttccatctgcaATTCATTGAACGATATGTCAATACTGttattactgtgacaggcctatgcagAATGTAATGTGATTGTGTTTCTCCTCAATATTTTCAGAGCCCATCCCGATATCTAATATTTTGCttgctgctgtggctgataaCCGATATTTGCGAATTGCGAATGCCAATATCTTGCTTTTCAAACCCTTAGCGAAGCCCACAAATGTATCTTCATTTAAAGTAACGATCACAAACAGACTTACGTAAAAATAATAGCAAAATGTATTGATCTGGGATGTTTGTGTCACATACAGCCATATAACTCagttctatttccattttgacttatcagtctgttcaaaaaggacGCACAGAGGACTTTGTATAAATATTGGTATTGAATATTGGTATCAAGAATCTGTACCAACATCAAACAATACTCACACTGGAACCAATATATCACCCATCTCTACTCCTCAGGTCGACTCAGATAAAGACATACTCGTGGGACAACGCACAGGTTTTGTTGGTGGGGAACAAATGTGACATGGAAGACGAGAGGGTGGTGGCAGCAGACAGGGGCCGGCAGCTGTCAGATCAGCTCGGTGAGTGAGCACACAACTGATACAAGACTGTCCTAAAACtatttttcaaaagtaaaaacatcataAGTTGTGTATGACacattttccttttaaaatgccttgacAAGACTTGGGTTCtgtcataatcaaaataattccgatttaaaagtgcttaataACTGTTATATCTTCAGGtagtctatgtagttccctctggTTTTTAACTGTTGCTGTATCACACTATTTCAGTTATTGTTACAGCCTTAGACAATATGCTGTTTATTACGAGCACCATTCTTCATCTGCCTttcctgtgcaggttttgagttCTTCGAGGCCAGCGCTAAGGACAACATCAACGTGAAGCAGACGTTTGAGCGTCTGGTGGATATCATCTGTGAGAGGATGTCCGAGAGCCTGGACAACAATGACCCGACAGTGACAGGGGCCAAACAGGGGCCCCAACTCAACGAGCAGCCGCAGAGATCCCATCAGGACTGTGCTTGTTAGGCCAAGTCCCACTCTCACTACACAACACATTCTATTGTACCGAGGTCTGCAGTGGACAAAGAAAATCTGCACTAAGTAACGGGGCTGTAGTCAagtaaagaaattcttggtcgtcGAAGACTTGTCCTGCTGCTCAGTTGTTCAACTAAAAAGGGAACACTCCAAATTATTCcacatctctatgtatctgacagccctcacaagactacacctgcacgggagttcatgcaaaaactactattcatgcagaaaaaagtactaggaatgtcaactgtatttatatgaagacagactaaacttgtaaatcatgagtttaatctgttttaCCAAATGTagtaccaaatcttcagctaactcactcacttctcctttttgCTGTTTGTCTTATtcttataatgtaaataaaatgatcagTCGCTAGTAGGACAATATCGACTGATAAATCGACAAAACGACCAAAGGACTACTGCACTACTCGGTAACCACTTTTCTATCAATTGTTGACAGTGATTAAAAAGTAGGACCGtggccatagcaattaacaattcagaactaaatacatttattgaCGGATCAAAAgtcctgaaaaaataaaaaataaaatctctatCCACTGCAGACCTCCTTGTCCCctcgcacacagagacacatattGAAACACTGCCATGACAAACACACAAGCTGCTACATCTCCTGTCCACTTTCCCCTGGTTTGACTGTGTCCAAGAAATCCGCCTGACTCAAACACTACGCTGTACTGTGCCGAGGGCCATGGGCACAACAAAACATGTCGGGGCACCCACCATTTTAAAGAGgcattgcgtaacttttctggtagagggtcagctgcctgcttgtctccatgaagaatgttgtGGATACTTTACAgctaatgtcatcaacattccctggggttgtgatgctaactgtaggcattgcctgtctgaagcttttttactcaagttagactttaatctgagcttcattttaacacaatctgaccataaagaacttaGTTCAAACTACCACAGGTAGctaatttgtgctgttaaacaagtccctctcaaatatcttatagtcacaagctagctagcattagccaacaggttttcagttagtcactctcaccttttttgttgaaaatcagacacctaaacaggaccagaaACACTCGTattaatcacaggctcctgaaaatgtgtcacTTAAA is a genomic window containing:
- the rab3aa gene encoding RAB3A, member RAS oncogene family, a; translated protein: MASANATYGQKESSDQNFDYMFKILIIGNSSVGKTSFLFRYADDSFTPAFVSTVGIDFKVKTIYRNDKRIKLQIWDTAGQERYRTITTAYYRGAMGFILMYDITNEDSFNAVQDWSTQIKTYSWDNAQVLLVGNKCDMEDERVVAADRGRQLSDQLGFEFFEASAKDNINVKQTFERLVDIICERMSESLDNNDPTVTGAKQGPQLNEQPQRSHQDCAC